Below is a window of Rhodoglobus vestalii DNA.
TGTTGCGGTGATAAGATCCGAAATATGACGCAGTATCGGATTAGCGAAGCCGCCCAACTTCTTGGGGTCAGTGACGACACAATTCGGCGATGGATTGCGGCCGAGGGGCTGGCTGTGTCGCTGGATGATGCCGGGCGTCAGGTGGTGCGCGGTGCAGACCTCGCTCAGCGTGCTCAAGAGCGAGCGCAGCAGGCCCAGCAGCCTCAGGGCCGTTCTGACTCGGTGAGTAGCGCGCGCAACCGGATGGTGGGGCTGGTCACCCGCATTGTGAGTGACACCGTGATGTCGCAGGTTGAGTTGCAGTGCGGCCCCCACCGGATTGTTTCGCTGATGTCGACAGAAGCCGTGCGCGACTTAGGCCTCGAAGTTGGGTCGCTTGCCGCTGCTGTCATTAAAGCAACCATGGTCATTGTTGAGTCGCCTAAAGAGCGCACGCAGTGAACTCTCTCACGAAGCATCGTGGAGGCAGCGGTCGCAACGGAAGCCGTCACCACCGCCGTAATCGCCGCACCTCGACAGCTCTCGCCGTGGCGTCGCTCTCCTTGGCCGCGACGATCGGCTTTGCGGGCTGCGCCCCGGTCGACTCGCCAGCGGCATCCGATTCGTCGGGTCAGCAACTTCAGGGCGAGATCACCATCTTTGCCGCGGCCTCGCTGTCGGCGTCATTCACAGAACTCGCCGAGGCCTTTACGGCAGCCAACCCCGGTGTGACCGTGGCTCCCATTTCGTTCGACGGATCATCGACGCTCGCCACCCAGATCGTCGAGGGTGCGCCGGTCGACGTATTCGCTTCTGCAGACGAAGCCACCATGGAAAAGGTTGCCGAGGAGCTCGCCAGCACCCCTGTCCTGTTTGCCAGCAACCTGCTGCAGCTTGCCGTTCAGCCCGGCAACCCCCTCGACATCGCGGGGCTGGCCGACCTCCCGCGGCCAGAGCTGCAACTCGCTCTCTGCGCCCCCGAAGTGCCCTGCGGTGTGGCATCCCGCACGATCCTCAAGGCTCACGGGGTAGCGGTGACGCCGGTGACCGAGGAACAGAACGTGAAGGCGGTGCTCACCAAGGTGAAAGCTGGTGAAGTGGATGCCGGACTCGTCTA
It encodes the following:
- a CDS encoding TOBE domain-containing protein; the encoded protein is MTQYRISEAAQLLGVSDDTIRRWIAAEGLAVSLDDAGRQVVRGADLAQRAQERAQQAQQPQGRSDSVSSARNRMVGLVTRIVSDTVMSQVELQCGPHRIVSLMSTEAVRDLGLEVGSLAAAVIKATMVIVESPKERTQ
- the modA gene encoding molybdate ABC transporter substrate-binding protein, encoding MNSLTKHRGGSGRNGSRHHRRNRRTSTALAVASLSLAATIGFAGCAPVDSPAASDSSGQQLQGEITIFAAASLSASFTELAEAFTAANPGVTVAPISFDGSSTLATQIVEGAPVDVFASADEATMEKVAEELASTPVLFASNLLQLAVQPGNPLDIAGLADLPRPELQLALCAPEVPCGVASRTILKAHGVAVTPVTEEQNVKAVLTKVKAGEVDAGLVYVTDVQDSAGAVDGVPIPGAERVRNSYPIATMAASQQPDIAEAFVSFVLSDEGQTILATYGFSRP